A window of the Acidobacteriota bacterium genome harbors these coding sequences:
- a CDS encoding cystathionine gamma-synthase family protein: MGAILKSKRTDGKWGRSTRAVWSGEADRNPEGVTVAPVYHGVTFAYDDLDEWRAVAVGEKPGHIYSRNTNPTLDVFESKMRELEGAEAATSFSTGMAAISNTLFTLLSPGDRVVTIRDTYGGTNKIFIEFLPRFGIDVALCTTDDHDEIEQEIERGCNLLYLESPTNPTLKIVDIERLAKAAHAAGATVVVDNTFATPINQSPLELGADLVLHSATKFLGGHSDAMGGIACGSAESIRSIFHFREINGATLDPTSAFLLTRGIRTLELRIERQNRSAQTIAEFLAGHTAVESVFYPGLADHPGHEIAKRQMRGFGGVLAFSLRGGFAAMEQLVVSLRLAHRGASLGSVATLAGPPALTSHVELSAEERAAAGIPESLVRYSVGIENVEDLIEDLREALDGLGRVDD; the protein is encoded by the coding sequence ATGGGGGCAATCTTGAAATCGAAACGAACTGACGGGAAGTGGGGCCGATCGACGCGCGCGGTCTGGAGCGGCGAGGCGGACCGAAATCCTGAAGGTGTGACCGTCGCCCCGGTCTATCACGGTGTGACCTTCGCGTATGACGATCTCGACGAGTGGCGAGCCGTCGCGGTCGGAGAGAAGCCGGGGCACATCTATTCGCGAAACACGAATCCGACCCTCGACGTGTTCGAGTCGAAGATGCGCGAGCTCGAGGGTGCCGAGGCGGCGACGAGCTTCTCGACCGGAATGGCGGCGATCAGCAACACTCTCTTCACCCTTCTCTCTCCCGGCGACCGCGTGGTCACGATCAGGGACACGTACGGCGGCACGAACAAGATCTTCATCGAGTTCCTCCCCCGTTTCGGCATCGACGTCGCGCTCTGTACGACCGACGATCACGACGAAATCGAGCAGGAGATCGAGCGCGGCTGCAACCTGCTCTACCTCGAGAGTCCGACCAACCCGACGTTAAAGATCGTCGACATCGAACGTCTTGCAAAGGCCGCACACGCCGCCGGCGCCACCGTCGTCGTCGACAACACCTTCGCGACACCAATCAACCAGAGCCCGCTGGAGCTCGGAGCCGATCTGGTGCTCCACAGCGCGACGAAGTTCCTCGGCGGCCACTCCGACGCGATGGGCGGAATCGCTTGCGGATCCGCCGAGTCGATCCGATCGATCTTCCACTTCAGGGAGATCAACGGCGCGACACTCGATCCGACATCGGCCTTCCTTCTGACACGTGGGATCCGGACGCTCGAGCTCCGGATCGAGCGACAAAACCGGAGTGCGCAGACGATCGCCGAGTTTCTCGCCGGGCACACGGCGGTCGAGTCGGTCTTCTACCCGGGACTGGCGGACCATCCCGGCCACGAGATCGCGAAGCGCCAGATGCGCGGCTTCGGCGGTGTGCTGGCGTTTTCTCTCCGCGGAGGATTCGCAGCGATGGAACAGCTGGTCGTCTCTCTGCGGCTCGCGCACCGTGGCGCGAGCCTCGGGTCAGTCGCGACGCTTGCCGGTCCACCGGCGCTGACGAGTCACGTCGAGCTCTCGGCCGAAGAGCGTGCCGCGGCGGGCATCCCGGAGAGCCTCGTGCGCTATTCGGTCGGGATCGAGAACGTCGAGGATCTGATCGAGGACCTGCGAGAGGCCCTGGACGGCCTCGGTCGAGTCGATGACTGA
- a CDS encoding ArgE/DapE family deacylase, which yields MTELEQSVVDAIDLDGLVETLSELIAFESCDGREVEIQQHVARLLEEIGMETDVWEIDIPALERDPFYSAEIERARALGVVGTRGGDRGPTLILNGHVDVVPAGQIERWTTEPFRAAVRDGRVYGRGAADTKGGLSCAIHAVRALTICGVELHGSVTIQSVAGEEDGGLGTLAAIVRGHTGDGAIVLEPTQLIVAPAQAGALSFRITIPGKAAHGALRTEGVDPLEKFGLIFDALRGLERRRNERLRHPLFADTELPYPICVGRFYGGVWASTVAEAMVLQGRYGVGVGESCDDAREELENAIATAAKRDPWLREQPPTVEWWGARFEPAGIPADDPLVTTLSDSLAAITGQTTRIQGMPYGADMNLLVNRGKTPAVIFGPGDVRTAHAPDESVPIAELEAATKTLALTILRFCRTYG from the coding sequence ATGACTGAACTGGAGCAATCCGTCGTCGACGCGATCGACCTCGACGGCCTCGTCGAGACGCTGAGCGAGTTGATCGCATTCGAGAGCTGCGACGGTCGTGAAGTCGAGATCCAGCAGCACGTGGCGCGGCTGCTCGAAGAGATCGGGATGGAGACCGACGTCTGGGAGATCGACATCCCCGCCCTCGAACGAGATCCCTTTTACAGCGCCGAGATCGAGCGCGCCCGCGCCCTCGGCGTGGTCGGAACCCGCGGTGGAGATCGAGGGCCGACCCTGATCCTGAACGGTCACGTCGACGTCGTTCCGGCAGGGCAGATCGAGCGCTGGACGACGGAACCATTCAGAGCGGCCGTGCGCGATGGCAGGGTCTACGGTCGCGGTGCGGCGGACACGAAAGGGGGGCTCTCCTGCGCGATCCATGCGGTCAGGGCGCTTACGATCTGCGGCGTCGAGCTCCACGGCTCGGTAACGATCCAGAGCGTGGCCGGAGAGGAAGATGGCGGGCTCGGCACCCTCGCGGCGATCGTGCGCGGGCACACTGGCGACGGGGCGATCGTCCTCGAGCCGACCCAACTCATCGTCGCGCCGGCACAGGCCGGGGCGCTGAGCTTCAGGATCACGATCCCCGGCAAAGCTGCTCACGGCGCCCTTCGCACGGAGGGAGTCGATCCTCTCGAGAAATTCGGACTGATCTTCGACGCTCTCAGAGGTCTCGAGCGGCGGCGCAACGAAAGGCTGCGGCATCCGCTCTTCGCCGACACCGAGCTCCCTTACCCGATCTGCGTCGGCCGGTTTTACGGTGGGGTGTGGGCCTCGACCGTCGCCGAAGCGATGGTGCTGCAAGGACGCTACGGCGTCGGCGTCGGCGAGAGCTGCGACGACGCGCGCGAGGAGCTGGAGAACGCGATCGCAACGGCAGCGAAGCGGGATCCCTGGTTGCGGGAGCAGCCGCCGACCGTCGAATGGTGGGGCGCGCGTTTTGAGCCCGCCGGCATTCCCGCGGACGATCCTCTGGTCACGACACTGTCCGATTCACTCGCCGCGATCACCGGCCAGACCACGCGGATTCAGGGGATGCCATACGGAGCGGACATGAACCTCCTGGTCAACCGGGGAAAGACGCCCGCCGTCATCTTCGGCCCCGGCGACGTACGAACCGCCCATGCCCCCGACGAATCGGTTCCGATCGCCGAGCTCGAGGCCGCCACGAAAACGCTCGCCCTGACGATCCTCCGATTCTGCCGCACGTATGGATGA